A region of the Apium graveolens cultivar Ventura chromosome 6, ASM990537v1, whole genome shotgun sequence genome:
aagtctgtggatatttcaagttatagaggcatggttggctctcttctgtacttaacagctagtaggccagatataatgtttgctacatgtttgtgtgctagatttcaggctgatcctagagaatctcacttgatagctattaagagaaattttcagatatcttaagggaacacaaaaacttggcatttggtaccctagagattctggttttgatctaactggttattcagatgcagattatgcaggttgtagaattgacagaaagagcacaacaggaacctgtcaatttctaggaaacaagcttgtgtcctggttcagtaaaaagcgaaattcagtttctacttctacagctgaagctgaatatatagctgctggcagttgctgtgcacagattttatggatgaaaaattaattgctagactatggtttgcaagttgaaaggattcctattttctgtgataacacaagtgcaattgccatcactgaaaatctagtgcaacattcaaggacaaagcacatagacatcaagtaccatttcataagggaacatgtgatgaatggtactgtggaattacattttgttccaagtgagaagcaacttgcagatatctttaccaagccactggatgaatccaccttttcatggttggtaagtgagttaggtatgcttaattacgcttaaatttatctgagttattttgcaagttataatgtagccagaaatttagttgaattttaagtcttggatgagattttggccaagtcaaaatttgcatctcgacggatgacccttatccatcgagtttagtcatccgtcgatacccttcttgctaataaaagtcaattacttttctggaatactttatgactcgacggatatcagtttatcctcatccgtcgaattctcTAAATcacagccgttaattccctgaacattatccatcgagtatacttacagtttgtaagcattacacgacggataatgggtggaatttttacagtttatttttaaacggctatttttaGGCAATTCCTATTGGTTActacttttctttattatttttgtcagttatttttgagatagtataaagcttatttcattccaattattttcttttatcattctcgaattcaactgcttttatttcattctctctcaagcaaatattctctttctctcttcaagctttcattctctaacaatggcacctgtagtaaagattatgtctcaaactgggttcatctatgagaagaacaacttcactgctttggtcaataagggtattcagcaatcagaggactaccacaaaatgaaggactttgtgaagaactccaagctaaattacgccatgctggaatcacccacaatcttctgtgaagttgttgaagagatgtggaccactgcaatctacaactctactgacaagaccatcactctaaccatcaaaggtaatgaattatgtatcaatagtgatgtgataaaagcatgtttcaaaattcttgataataatgtgacttcaccacacactgacactgatattatcaatatgcttaattccatgcattatgcatttcctacttctaaactgagtgatattagaagaatgggtcttaggaaggagtggagtttcatgtgtgatgtagttactaaggttttctctggaaaagtcataattttgattctgtaaacatttccatgctatacatgctatacatgctagtcacagataaattttacaatttcagtgaccttgtcttaattgagttaggttttaaactaggtgagttagctaaaagaggaaagaatgtgtattatgctagatttttcatgttattggctaaccatctatgtcaagaaattgtgtttgagaacccaaacaacaaactggcttgttgggttcaagagagaagactcattgcagactTAAACAGAGCCAgccatcacagggatgtgccaatgttctattttcctataatgcagacacctcaggtaagtgaggtaagttcatccattcctacaactattccaacctcctctatttctttgagttcaggagtagctatggcaactgtgacaatgaccaaacagttgcctaccaaagctgccaaaacaactgcaatttctaaatccaaatcaaagaaaaccccctctggtatctctcaaaaggtaccagttgaaaaatccaccaaatccaaagaggggagtgtgaaggagggtaagttaggtgagggaaggggtgaaaatcaaagaaaccccaagaataaggtcggagagttgagtgaatcccagcctagccacactgcagttccccaacaaactgcagtgcttaaaaaggataaaagctcacttctagctacatcctcccaaaaggatgcagttattgaacatagctctcagccaagagcacgggccaaaagggttagggacacaagctcaccccaaacttacacaagaaagaagaaatctaaaacctctggggatgcacagggcacacacacagtgcaaactggtgctaaagacacagtccctgcactctctcaaattcagtttgatgtggctccaataaatgtggagtcacagccaaaatctctaataatagaagcatctgaaacaccctACTTACCAataaactctctggaagtggatatgataaacacttcaattcctgattccccttatttaactctgttggggaagccaaaatctagtgcaagtgagcatcatcttttagatgatttgttggctcacttgccaattctttcagattctattgtgacatctgttccccaaatatcttcaatcaacacagagtcaacaatagtctctcttcccacctcattcatttctactctctcgatggatattgttcatccgtcgagtagtgattgtatcccgacggataagcttaacagtagttatccgtcagatagcattaccactcactcgacggatatcacttatccgtcaagtatctctgcacaactttaaacttcaattatttcaagtgcagaagatttagtggttgtacagtcactcttaggactgagagaggagagtgtattgagtgagaggccgggttactcccaggcaaaaggagaggaaaagagtgaaaatcagcaaatccatttattcaggattggcaaaagtgagtgagaggagtcccaccttagtaggtgaaggtgagggtgtgagggtggggagccagggtgagaccctgatgcaacaaaagagagattttgagagaaaaacaggtacaggagaaataagggtggatccagccattgctagtgagtcaatgattgtggatgatgctgaaaagggaagacaattacagaaacattataaagctgtaattgataacatttccttggatgctgacacttttactcatcctgtatcagcctatcaattgttggctgctcagggcaatgtggaggcagaacagactttgaacttagtacacacctcagaatctcttcaaagagataaagctgttatcaataggatgccttctcaagctggtgagccatctgaagaatttgaagtaaattctaatgatgatgactctatttctttggatggaaacatgaacttagggggagatgaaggcccaagttctgtttcagatttacctgaatgggcatggacaaaggaatctacaccaggacaatttggtgtatctttggttaagcaagtgatggctattcaaaaggcccttcagaaaacttcagatgctggtaccaaggctattcttcaagcttacctagactctctacatctcatgaagatccagcagttaaaacagaatctgagtgtggatgaactaaaaagggatatagctgacttgaagacctacaattctgagaagctggattcagtcatgtcatatggtaccatgcaagatctattactaagattgaggagagaatcagattctgaaaagaagctggccaagctggaagacagagttcaagttattgagaattcagtggctatccttcttcaaaatcaacagactcagacaaatcttctcatgcaactggctaaagcacaaggcctaactcctcaacttgatgataacaaaaagggggagagagaatcaagtaagggggagaaaggaccaagtgagggggagaaacttcaagtacaaatcagcaaagtaattgtaccttcaattactgtctctaagccaccagttgcagatggtatagatctaattcaagcagcagcatcaaatttgaaagttgctgagaaaggaaagttgagtttgatcaacgggaataagattgatgaggagatacagaaaaagtttgaacttgtcaaggagccagttaagtcagccatccatcactctcaagtcaagccaatcagtgtgaatgacatgagcatgaattatctggaaaaaggataatcttcctgcatcaagtctccaaaggctgaaataattctaaaaccaagggcaaattatccaaaatcatctttgaagaaccccttggacaatgtttatgagacacccaagcctgatgagaagaagcttctgtcaaggtcaattatcttctataaagatccagctgattcagcttcaaaaaggagaattgctaagatattcagaaatggaaaggaaatttgtgtggtagctggacatccacaatttgcacaagcaaagagagaagaaaaagccaaattgaagcaggaaaagaagcaagctgctctagatgcaaagaagactaaacaaaagaaagagcagattgctatcttagccaagctacaggctgttaatttatcacaacaaattccctctcaaccatctgaagctgctgaatcaaagaagaaaattgaagaacagaagaaatccccaaggaagaaagaattggctagaagaacaaaaaggaaaccggatattgttgacaaggaattgaaagatcaatttcctaaggaacccacaccagctacaactcaagcatcaaaaccctctgtggtatttgaagacataagggtggtggatccctacaggaatattcatggtgaacctattgtgccaaaagatgagccaatagagtgggatcacataccaattcctgacttcagcttaccaatccttagcaagccaaaaaggacaaagtcaagggcagtcaagaaagtgaagctgtcacctctcaaatccaaatcagtagttaaagctcaacccaaagtcaacaggggagactacttatacttgtgtgacatcaaagaattttcagatctaaatctttatctggatgaactggatgaagtgaggggaattgatgcatacaggaacctacctgaaaggttagtgttcaagtacaaaggaggaagggagattcagtggccacttcacaggattctacaagagagccaagctgtactgattaaagtttattcatccttcaagaagaactttgggttcaatgtaactgcaagaagactagtattgaagaagattgaagaactaaggagcattagagctaaagatgcactcccaaagactctaatcatcccatacacagggagaagagtgcatctaaggccctactggctgatggagttcatggatgacaaaggtgtgagaagattcttcaggttagaagaccaattgagtatctctagcaatgagactctcttggaaatgcaagaaaagctagatctctcagaatctgatgaactggaattccacaggcagctccaaaatcagattgatgaaaacaacagaaagcttggaagaagatccagaccttcaagaaactagaaaaatctgctcaggctagaggagcatcttgaaatgactgtgagccaaaccttgtacactttgattatttgaagcaccttcagtattatctacttatctttaaagctgtatgtttaggatgttttgttatcatcaagtacctcttaatttatggctacaattccagtagacataaattgggggagattgttgtgcatatgttgtgtacttgatgatttcataaacaaaacatctaagtggattttacttagtgaaataatgtagcactcgacggataagaattatagtcccgacggataactcataatagtcccgacggatgttaacttattatccatcgagtgagtagcttatgtaataataagtctgtagcacagttctgtatacatcctTGTATAGATTTTGaagtagcctataagtcatgttgactttaactagatcTGCAGagtaggttgattaattgtatataaatgatgtcttgtaattctgtataagtgaaatgaagtcaagtgccaaaatagctaccgacggatgattaacaaagccatcgacggatgatcaaatgactatcaacggatatttagcatagcagtcgacggatgatcaatgaagccatcaacggatgttcagaaagtcgacggatgatcatatatccaacagatgtttataaaatccaacggatgatcatataaagaattcaaacagcagttgaacagtgaaagttgagcacagccgtcgagatgtatacaaatctactgtggaagcccattaactgggtaatagaggacgaaaagcagcaaagcttaagactgatagtttttatatttattcagtctttttgactttgtaattttggtaatatatataaaccaagaacgtagcaaataaaaaaatagttgagaaacacaaaaatagagaaatctttgtaagtaAAATCCTTggcatttccctgtattctcagcagttcgatttgtaagcagctgtgagcattcatgcacacagagtcctctcgatatataatatatatctctggtggaattgtttaaatccaccagaaagtttttaaagactcttgtttttaattacttatgttttgattcaattaagtctcgtttttaaaaactcttgtttttaattacgtatgttttgattcaattaagtctctattccgcattgtgctaatcaaaacattatatctatattcgagttgaacatttttatttcgagaaaaaggttcaagaattccattcaacccccgttctgtaattcttgctatattgttaagggactaacagataTATATTACAAGGAGTCATGCATCATACACACAGACCAATTCAGCAATCTTACTTCTACATATTTGGTCAGCTTGTTGTTTTACATGGATAGAATGTTGGGAATAATATACCATGTAAATCAACTTCTAATAGTTTAAATGTACAATTACACTTGAAAAGAACCAACTATTAAGTTTGATTGTAGATTATACCTATCTGTGACTTGAACATTACAAGAGACAGTCAATAGGGACTAAAAAGAAAAAAGTTATATTACACGAGAACATTCGGCCCAAACTGTTCAGaggttaaataaaatatgtttgtTGCTACAAAAATCTTTGTTAATAGTAAACGAAAATACGGTTAACTTGTAGTAAACTATTTACATCACTTCAATGGTAGAATAGTGAGTGTGGTCAAAGAGCcaacttttttatttttatttttctattcCCTTTCATGTTATTCATCAAATCATTTACTATCAAACTTTAGACGTTCTATTACACATGCAGAATAAGAGTACTGTCCAATTGCTTAAGTATAGTGTGTGGTTTTTGTCCTAATGATATTACACCTGGAATTATAATTACCCCTTGATCAGCCATGTACTCACACACAGAGACCAATTCAATAATCTTACTTTCACCTAACTAATTAAAGTCTCCCGAGCTTTGCATGAACCAGAATTTATTTTACATGTTCTAATTAACAAGACTAAGAGTTCAGGATACTAAATATTTGAAAGCATGAGACAATGGTGAACAATTTATTTGTTATACTAACAAGACTAAGCTTCCCTTGTTATTTGTTATGTTTTCTAATTTATTATTTACATGGTGAACAATTTATCTTCTGCAGATAATGTTCTATTATGTTCTGCAGAAACttatatattttgatttattatttACATGGAAGTTGTTCAAAGTGTTAGGATAAACTTGATTGAACTACTCCCTGTTTGTTATGATTATGTGTATCGGTCCAAACCGAATCAACATAAATTTCCAATCAGGCATGCCAACTGTAGTAAAAATGTATAATCTatttttatttatcttttatAGTTTAGATTAGATAACTTCTAAAACCTAGAATTTGATCAGATAATGATGTACAATAAATAATGGCCTTTTTTAAACTAGTCTTATTATGATTTTTTTGGCAAATAGGATAAGCAATGGAAATGTACGAGCTGTTAATGAAAGAAAAATTCACTTTCATACGACATTGGCATGAGTTGCGACATTCACAATATGCAGCTATTTTGGTCAAAAAACCAAGACAATTGCAAGGGACAATCAAATGTCTTCATCTTTGATTGATAGTCCACTTTCTACCAACCATggagtggaatctgaatcaggATTGAAACGTCCAATAGAAAGAAAAGTTGCTCAGAAGATGAAAAGAGCTGTATATGAAGTAACGGATGCGGAAAACATGGAACTTCTTAAAACAATCAAGAAAGATGCATTAGTTATTGCTTCTTCAAGAAGTGAATCGATTAACATGAGCTTGCAATTGCAGAAAGAAATGATGCAAATGCAAAAAGAGGACCAGAATAAGCAGAAGGAAATAATGCAATTACAAAAGGAAAAGTTGCAGCTTCGCTTAGCCAAGGAGGAGCAGGGAAGGCAGAAGGAGGAGCGAGAAAGACAGGTTTACGAAGCCTCCATTATGAAAATGGACACCAGTATATTGGCTCCAGATCAAGCAAAATATTATCATGCCTTTAAAGTTAGAATCCTGAGCAGCATAGTTTAATTTGTTTTGTGTATTTGATTTAATTTGCAGTTAAATATGAGACTATCATGTATTGAACTTTAATTTgcttatattattaattaaacaTACTTATTGTCATAAAAGCAAAGTACATAGAAAATTAAGAcagaaaaatagaaaattataAAAGAAGGTACACTGAAAATATTTAATTCATGTCACCGCCTTGGAATTTCCAAATATGCTCTATAAGATTATTTTGTAATTGAATATGAGCTTGTTTGTCTCGAATTTGCGCATGCACAGCTATAAATTCTCTAAAGTTATTTGGATTGTTGCGACTcagaataacaattggtatttcAACATCTGTATCCAAGTGTTCTTCTTATAATTGTAAATCCCTTTCATCTTCGATCATCATGTTGTGCAAAATTATGCAAGCTATTATAATATATTTCATTGTCTCTACATCCCAAAATCGTGATGGACCGCGAACCATTACAAATCGAGATTGCAACACTCTAAATGCTCTTTCCACATCTTTTCTAATAGATTCTTGTGCAGTTACAAAATAATTTCTTTTGTTACCTTGAGGTATTGTAATAGTTTTGACAAATGTTGGCCAAGAACTATATATACCTTTAGCAAGATAATATCCCATTTTATATTCATTTTCGTTCATTGTATACTTTACTTGAGGTCCACGCCCTTCTACCAATTCTTCGAATAGATGAGATCGGTCTAATACATTGATATCATTCAACGATCCTGGTAACCCAAAAAAATGCCAAATCCATAAATCTTTTGAAGCTATTTCTTCTAAAATAATTGTTGGTTCGTGAACATGGCCCGTATACATATCTTGCAAACCAGCTGGACAATTTTCCCACTTCCAGTGCATACAGTCGATACTTCCCAACATTTCAGGAGATCCTCTTTTTCCATTCTCTAATAATAATTTAGACACATCTTCAATATTTGGTCGTCTCAAATTTTCTGCTCCAAATACTTCGACAATCAATTTAACAAATCGTACATAATCATCTATGAAATCAGTTATACGTACATAATCATTTATGTAATCAACAGCAGTTCTATATGCAAGCATTCGAAGTGGGGCTGTCATTTCTTAAAGTGATGATAGTCCTCGAACTCCCACAGCATCACTTCGTTGAGTAAAATAATCGTCATGAGCTACAACTACTTGTTCATTTCGCAAAAAAAATGATTTACGCATTCAAAATCTTCTACGAAATTGTGTTTCCGTGTATGTAGGTGTAtcagaaaaataattttgatatagtCTAGTGTAACCTTCTTCTCTATTACGATTAATCATACGGTGATTTATTGTAGAACCACCATGACGTGACATTGAATTTGCTATTTGTTGTCGATGATGAAGATAAGTGGTAGCCATTCTCATTCTTACTTCGTGTTCTTCTTCCTCCGCACGCATAATATCAAAAATCATTCGCGTGGTGTTGTGCATTATTGAGTATTCTAAAGCTAAAAATGAATTTGAATTTATCTAGGGTTTTTATTTTCTCCTGGTTTCAATGGTATTATCTATCtatgatataataaaattatagtaattattattattattattattattattattattattataaaacaacaacaacatcaacaataacaataatacactaatttcaaatttcaaattatAGCCGATCATTATAGCCATTCCCATTGATACACAACAACCTACAGGTTGAACAAATATTTGGATAATCggtatttttttataatttagcCAACCAATTTAGCCAATCCAATTGAAGATGTGTACTTGGCTACAAGTTATTTATTGTACAACTCTTCTTACTTGTCAAGAAAAACAAGTTTGCCAAACATGCAACCCAGATATAGTATGCTTAGCAGGCCTCATTTCTTTCAATATATATAGCACGTAAATGGAAAGTTTATTAGAACTGAAAAAAGCCCATTGATTTTAAGATTAGTAGAAGTAATTAATAAGTGATTAAGAAAAATGATATCATCGGAAGATTAAAAAGGTCTAGCTAGTTCAATAAGCTAACTCAATTAAAAACTCATATATTGTAGTAGTTGAAATACGCTCAGCAATAATATTCAGACAccgaataatttttaaattttttttagtGAGAATCGTAATTGCATACAATTTTTATACGTGTGTATTTACGTACGTGCTGAGAACACTGCAGCAAGACCAAAGTGAATAAATCAACGAGTCTCCACTTGAAGTGGATAACTTATGTAAATGATAACAGAGTGTCAAACTACAGGTCAAGTGTCAACAAAAACAaacatataaaaaatattttacacAAGTCGTCTTCTATTAAGTTTGACAAAGTTGTTTATATATGCGCTTCATCCTCCGCAAGCAAGTGGTCACCGATAACAATATTTTGTCCAGTCTGACGCGGTATCGTTCGTCTATATGTATAAGGTGCAACATTTCACTAAGTGCGACATTCAACACTTCTTATCTCTCTCAATCAATATATATAAACATTAATCTCTTTAATCAATTGTCATAAAAGATCTGATATTCTGTGAGTGTTATTAATATGTTTATGATTCTGTATATTACTATGGGTTTTGATCCCGACGATGGTCAGGATCATCTGTCTCGAGAAAATTTTCTTAGATAATTATAATACTGTAAAATGAATGAATTCAGGGATCACGTCATTTTATGCGCgttctatttttttaattttagagtTTTTATTATTCACCGAAAATTTTCATGCAGCGCCCTATTACCATTTCGATCTGCATGCATGATCTCTTTGCTTATGTCTCTAAAAATTTACTTACTAATGAAATATTGTTAAAATTAATTGTGTTTTATTTTGACTAATTAACAATTTGTTAATTTGTATGCAGTACTTAATAATGGAGGGCAATATTATGTCTAGTAGATTGGTGAAACCATCAGTTCCAACTCCAGATCACTTGAGGACATGCAAGCTATCCATTTTCGATCAGCTTGCTCCACCTGCACACGTTCCGTTGGTTTTCTTCTACGATAACTTTCCGGTCGAGGGTAAACTAAAGCAACTGGTAAACTCGTTATCCGAAACCTTAACTCGGTTTTACCCTTTAGCaggaagatttgttaaagatGGTTTCCATATAGATTGTAATGACGACGGTGCCTTATATGTAGAAGCTGAAAACCATACTGATCTATCTGACTTTCTAAATGTTGCTGTGAAAAATATGCATCTTGTTAATGATCTTGTTCCATGGGCTGATGTTGGCGAAACAACTCTAGCCACAACACCGATTGTAGGAATAAAAGTGACCGTTTTTAAGTGTGGGGGAATCGCAGTAGGCACAATTGTGTCGCATATGATAAGCGATGGTTTTACTGCAGATAAATTTATTAATGACTGGTCTACAACTTCATGTACTCTACTAGGTTCTATAAATCACGCGGTTGCTCCTTCTTCCGAGATGGCAAACTTCGGTGTTCCGTCCTATTTTCCAGCAAGAGATTTATCAATGGACATCAAGGACATGACTATGCCATCATCGAAGGTGAAGCAATCCAAAATTGTTACGAAAAGGTTTGTTTTTACTGAAAAATCAATGTCAACCCTAAAAGCCAAAGTAAATGATAATGCGAATGTTACTAAGCCTACACGAGTGGAAGTTGTGACATGTACCATATGGAAGGCTCTAATAAGCCTTTCTGCTGCTTCGAAATCAAGAGACTCAACCCTCTACCTTCACCTGAATTTGAGGGGAAGGACCGGCATTACTGGAACACCGCAGCTCGCATCGTCATGTGGAAACTTTTACTTGGAACTTCCTACAAGATATAAACA
Encoded here:
- the LOC141665414 gene encoding uncharacterized protein LOC141665414, which codes for MTAPLRMLAYRTAVDYINDYVRITDFIDDYVRFVKLIVEVFGAENLRRPNIEDVSKLLLENGKRGSPEMLGSIDCMHWKWENCPAGLQDMYTGHVHEPTIILEEIASKDLWIWHFFGLPGSLNDINVLDRSHLFEELVEGRGPQVKYTMNENEYKMGYYLAKGIYSSWPTFVKTITIPQGNKRNYFVTAQESIRKDVERAFRVLQSRFVMVRGPSRFWDVETMKYIIIACIILHNMMIEDERDLQL
- the LOC141668861 gene encoding acetyl-CoA-benzylalcohol acetyltransferase-like; amino-acid sequence: MEGNIMSSRLVKPSVPTPDHLRTCKLSIFDQLAPPAHVPLVFFYDNFPVEGKLKQLVNSLSETLTRFYPLAGRFVKDGFHIDCNDDGALYVEAENHTDLSDFLNVAVKNMHLVNDLVPWADVGETTLATTPIVGIKVTVFKCGGIAVGTIVSHMISDGFTADKFINDWSTTSCTLLGSINHAVAPSSEMANFGVPSYFPARDLSMDIKDMTMPSSKVKQSKIVTKRFVFTEKSMSTLKAKVNDNANVTKPTRVEVVTCTIWKALISLSAASKSRDSTLYLHLNLRGRTGITGTPQLASSCGNFYLELPTRYKQDCNSEGMQLHNLVGSLRKSLRTSLTNCSKISSSDGLFSEVAKHSNGIREDKANEEVDVWLLSSLCRFPFYEVDFGWGKPEWVTTGGLPVEIIFLVDTKCGTEIEAIISLHETDMVLFEKDPDIIAFTS